In Argonema galeatum A003/A1, the genomic stretch AGAACCTGGGCCTAATTCCGGGACTCGTGGCAGGTGGTTCGCTGATGATCGACTACATCCTGACGGTGACAGTGAGCGTTTCTGCTGGAACAGCCGCCTTAACCTCAGCAATTCCAGAATTACAAAAGTGGACAGTACCACTTTGCTTGATTTTTGTTTTCCTGTTGATGGTGGCTAATTTGAGGGGGGTACGGGAATCAGGTCAGCTGTTTATGATTCCCACTTATACTTTTGTCATCAGCATTTTTATCCTGATTGGCGTTGGTTTTTATCAACAGGCTACCGGGCATATACCTGAAAATTACCCCGATCTTCCAGTTAAAGAATCGGTCAGTTTATTTTTCGTTTTGAATGCCTTTTCTAGAGGTTGTACGGCGCTTACCGGAGTGGAAGCGATATCCGATGGGGTTCTAGCGTTTAAGAAACCTGAGTCTAAAAATGCCCGCACTACATTGCTGTTTATGGGCGAAATTCTGGGAATTATGTTCCTGGGAATTACTTTGTTAACCAATGCTTACCATATTGTTCCAAAAGTGGGACAAACAGAAACAGTAGTTTCACTGTTGGGTCGCCAGATTTTGGGGGAAAATAACCCATTTTACTACTTTATCCAAGTTGCCACGCTGTTAATCTTACTTTTAGCTGCCAATACCAGCTTTGCGGACTTTCCCAGACTTTGTTACTTTTTGGCTCGCGATGGATTTTTGCCCCGACAATTAGCACTATTGGGCGATCGTCTAGTCTATTCCAACGGGGTTATTTTCTTGAGCGTATGTGCTGGTGTTTTGATCGTTATCTTCGGAGGTCAAGTTAACGCAGTTATTCCCCTGTATGCAGTGGGTGTGTTCACTTCATTTACTCTCTCCCAAGCTGGGATGGTACGCCGCTGGTTCAAAGAACGAACATCCGGTTGGAGAGCAAGCGCCTTGATGAACGGTATAGGAGCTATTGCTACAACAGTGGTTCTAGGAGTGATCGTAGCGACAAAATTCCTGGAGGGAGCTTGGTTAGTTGTGGTGGCAATTCCTTTGCTTGTGACCCTATTTATAGCCATTCGCCGTCACTATAAATATGTGGCAGAACGTCTGAGTCTTGAGGGAATAGCGCCTCGGAGTCATATTCCTAGACCAAAAACGGATACTGTTACTCACCCAGCAGTGGTTGTGGTAGGTCAATTGAACCGAGGTACTCTAGAAGCATTAGACTATGCACGGAGCATAGCCGATGAAATTGTGGCGATTAGTGTCGATATCGGTACAACAGATCGAGAGAAGCTACAAAAACGATGGCAACAACTAGAGGCAGATATTCCTTTAGTAATTCTGGATTCGCCTTATCGATCGGTAATTAGTCCGATTGTCGATTTTGTAAGCGAGTTTGAAGATCGGCACGCTGGTGTTTTATCGACGGTAATCATTCCGGCTTTTGTAACCCGGAATTGGTGGGAGGGAATTTTGCATAACCAAACAGCTGTCTTCTTGAAAGCGAAGTTACGCGCTCGCAAAAGTCGGGTCGTTACTACTGTTAGGTATTACCTTTAATCCCAGAAGCGATGAACATTGGTATTGTCGGACTGGGATTAATTGGTGGTTCGTTAGGGTTAGATTTACGTAGCCTCGGTCACCAAATCTTGGGCGTCAGCCGTCGCTCTAGCACTTGTCAGGAGGCTCTAGCACGCGGCATTGTGGATGATGCTGGCGTCAATCTCTCAATGCTGGCGGCGGCTGATGTCGTGTTTATTTGCACTCCCTTGGGCGCAATTATTCCCACGGTTGAGGAACTGATTCCCCACCTTTCGGCTCATACAATTGTGACGGATGTTGGTTCGGTGAAGACGC encodes the following:
- a CDS encoding APC family permease translates to MSFYSQVKRFLVGESLPTSAHAEERLSKAAALAVLSSDALSSVAYATEEILLVLVAAGSAALGWSVPISVAIVLLLGIVVFSYRQTIRAYPMGGGSYIVARENLGLIPGLVAGGSLMIDYILTVTVSVSAGTAALTSAIPELQKWTVPLCLIFVFLLMVANLRGVRESGQLFMIPTYTFVISIFILIGVGFYQQATGHIPENYPDLPVKESVSLFFVLNAFSRGCTALTGVEAISDGVLAFKKPESKNARTTLLFMGEILGIMFLGITLLTNAYHIVPKVGQTETVVSLLGRQILGENNPFYYFIQVATLLILLLAANTSFADFPRLCYFLARDGFLPRQLALLGDRLVYSNGVIFLSVCAGVLIVIFGGQVNAVIPLYAVGVFTSFTLSQAGMVRRWFKERTSGWRASALMNGIGAIATTVVLGVIVATKFLEGAWLVVVAIPLLVTLFIAIRRHYKYVAERLSLEGIAPRSHIPRPKTDTVTHPAVVVVGQLNRGTLEALDYARSIADEIVAISVDIGTTDREKLQKRWQQLEADIPLVILDSPYRSVISPIVDFVSEFEDRHAGVLSTVIIPAFVTRNWWEGILHNQTAVFLKAKLRARKSRVVTTVRYYL